A genomic segment from Spartobacteria bacterium encodes:
- a CDS encoding UDP-3-O-acyl-N-acetylglucosamine deacetylase, protein MKQKTLQSEVRCSGIGLHGGAKIEMVVKPAPADTGIVFVLVGSESFREIKLDPKSVTATGLATTLGYGDAHVSTVEHLLATMVGLEIDNAIIEVHGGEIPILDGSAAVFVHLFRSVGLRELHRPKRIAKIKRHLVFEDGEKRITVSPYPGLKIDYTISFSHPQIGRQQFFYESSPKHFIEKISRARTFGFLRDVELLQKRGLARGGSLENAVVFDEYGVVNPEGLRFSDEMVRHKILDFMGDIAVYSARLWGHFEVSCSGHDFNNKFMRFLDGHAAEYIDVIDLSSRPQSVQHKTPSFGGIPVWA, encoded by the coding sequence ATGAAACAAAAAACCCTACAATCAGAGGTTCGCTGTTCAGGCATTGGCCTGCATGGTGGGGCAAAAATCGAGATGGTGGTCAAGCCTGCGCCTGCGGACACTGGTATTGTCTTTGTCCTTGTAGGGAGCGAATCATTTCGCGAAATCAAACTTGATCCTAAGAGTGTTACGGCAACGGGCTTGGCAACCACCCTGGGTTACGGTGATGCCCACGTTTCGACAGTTGAGCATCTGTTGGCCACGATGGTGGGCTTGGAAATTGATAACGCCATTATTGAAGTGCATGGCGGTGAAATACCAATTTTAGATGGCAGTGCCGCTGTGTTTGTGCATTTATTTCGATCTGTTGGTTTACGTGAATTGCACCGTCCGAAACGAATCGCGAAAATTAAGCGCCACTTGGTATTTGAAGATGGTGAAAAGCGCATAACAGTAAGCCCTTATCCAGGGCTAAAAATCGATTATACAATTTCATTTTCCCATCCTCAAATAGGCCGTCAGCAGTTTTTTTATGAGTCGTCCCCAAAACATTTCATTGAAAAAATCAGTCGCGCAAGGACTTTTGGCTTTTTGCGGGATGTCGAGCTGTTGCAAAAGCGTGGATTAGCCCGGGGTGGTTCATTGGAGAATGCTGTTGTTTTTGATGAATATGGGGTTGTAAATCCAGAGGGTTTGCGCTTTTCTGACGAGATGGTCCGGCATAAAATATTAGATTTTATGGGTGACATTGCGGTCTATTCTGCTCGCTTATGGGGACATTTTGAGGTGAGCTGCTCGGGGCATGATTTTAATAACAAATTTATGCGTTTTTTAGATGGCCATGC